The DNA region GGTTACACCGGCCCGGGGCCCAGACTCGcaaccaggtgtgtgtgtggcaggcgCCCTGGGGGCCAGGCGTCAGGGCCGCCTGTTCCTGGGCCTCACCCCTCTCTTCCTACCCAGCGCGGACGGGGACTTCGCTGTCACCCACCTGACGAAGGCCCACCTGTTCCACGACGGGCGGGTGCAGTGGAGGCCGCCCGCCATCTACAAGAGCTCCTGCAGCATCGACGTCACCTCCTTCCCCTTTGACCAGCAGAACTGCACCATGAAGTTCGGGTCCTGGACCTACGACAAGGCCAAGGTCGACCTGGTGAGCATGCACAGCCACGTGGACCGGCTGGGCTTCTGGGAGAGCGGCGAGTGGGTCATCATGGACGCCGTGGGCACCTACAACACCAGGAAGTACGAGTGCTGCGCCGAGGTGTACCCCGACATCACCTACGCCTTCGTCATCCGGCGCCTGCCGCTCTTCTACACGGTCAACCTCCTCATCCCCTGcctgctcctctcctgcctcacGGTGCTGGTCTTCTACCTGCCCTCCCAGTGCGGCGAGAAGGTCACGCTGTGCATCTCCGTGCTGCTGTCGCTCACCGTCTTCCTGCTGCTCATCACCGAGAtcatcccctccacctccctggtcATCCCGCTCATCGGCGAGTACCTGCTCTTCACCATGATCTTCGTCACGCTCTCCATCATCGTCACCGTCTTCGTGCTCAACGTGCACCACCGCTCGCCGCGCACCCACCGCATGCCCGCCTGGGTGCGCCGCGTCTTCCTGGACGTCGTGCCGCGGCTGATCTTCATGGAACGGCCGCCCGCGGTCAAGGGCAACTGCCGGCGGCTCATCGAGTCCGTGCACAGGATGGCCAGTGCCCCTCGCTTCTGGCCGGGGCCCGAGGAGGAGCCCAACTTCATGAGCAAAGTCCAGAGCCGGGGCCCCTCGCCCACCCCGTCCTTCTGTGCTCCCCTGGATGCGCCAGGCAAGCCCCAGCCGGCCTGCACGTCGCCCTCAGACCAGGTGCCCACTCTGCAGCCAGCGGAGACCGAGAAAGCCAGCCCCTGCCGCCCAACcaccagcacccgggacccggggcTCGCCAAAGCCCGGTCTCTGAGCACCCAGCCCATGTCCAGCCCCAACAAAGCACCGGAGGGCGGCATCCGGTGCCGGTCTCGAAGCATCCAGTACTGCGTTCCTCAAGACGAGGCCGCCTCCCAGGCCAGCGGCCCCGTGgccagctcccctccctcctgggctgaGCTCCCACCCACAGACCAGGCCTCTCCCTGCAAATGTAAGTGCAAGGAGCCGTCCACGGGGTCCTCAAACACAGCGTTCAGAGCCCTCAGCCCCAAAGCACCGCCCCACCGCCTGCCCCTGCCGCCCGCCCTGACACGGGCTGCTGAGGGTGTCCAGCACATCGCAGACCACCTGAAGGCGGAAGACACCGACTTCTCGGTAAGCCCCTGCCCTGGTGCATCGGAGgtgcccctggccctggtgggacGAGCAGACACTCTGAAGGAGGGAGTGACTGGTGACAAAACCGAGAAACTGGACCCAGACCCAGGCTGCCAACTTTGGCaagccccccctgcccccggcctgctccctcttccctGAGCCCCCAGATGGCCAGGTCCCTGGGGTGGAGCTGGGGCAGGCCGCCCAGAGTAGCTTGTGGAGCAGATCCCGGGGACACCCCTCTAGGCTTCAGGACCGAGGTGCCGACGGGAGGGGCCACTAGCCCCACCTGTGGCTGGCCAGCTGCTCCGTGTCCGCCGCAGTGCGCTCCCTGTGGCCTGGCTCCCTGCGTCACCGGCTCTGGGGAAATGACATGATTTCACTAGTTGCCTGAGCGACCTGCACGCCATGGTGGCTTTGGTCCGTGCTGGCCTTTCATCCTCAGGATGGGGCACACAGCAGGGCGAGAGGCAGGGAACAGCGTGCCTCCACCACAGCAGGGTCCTGGgcggcctttttatttttaagtgaccCTGTGCACTCAGGTTTCCTGTGAACAAACAGCTCTGTTTAGGTTTGGTTTAAAACCGTCAGGACacctgattatttttaaaaatcagagcagaaaatgGCAATGAAGAATCCATTTTTCCTCGGCG from Eptesicus fuscus isolate TK198812 chromosome 12, DD_ASM_mEF_20220401, whole genome shotgun sequence includes:
- the CHRNA4 gene encoding neuronal acetylcholine receptor subunit alpha-4 isoform X1, yielding MELGGPWAPPPPLPLLLLLGAGLLPVSGHVETRVHAEERLLKKLFSGYNKWSRPVANISDVVLVHFGLSIAQLIDVDEKNQMMTTNVWVKQEWRDYKLCWDPRDYENVTSIRIPSELIWRPDIVLYNNADGDFAVTHLTKAHLFHDGRVQWRPPAIYKSSCSIDVTSFPFDQQNCTMKFGSWTYDKAKVDLVSMHSHVDRLGFWESGEWVIMDAVGTYNTRKYECCAEVYPDITYAFVIRRLPLFYTVNLLIPCLLLSCLTVLVFYLPSQCGEKVTLCISVLLSLTVFLLLITEIIPSTSLVIPLIGEYLLFTMIFVTLSIIVTVFVLNVHHRSPRTHRMPAWVRRVFLDVVPRLIFMERPPAVKGNCRRLIESVHRMASAPRFWPGPEEEPNFMSKVQSRGPSPTPSFCAPLDAPGKPQPACTSPSDQVPTLQPAETEKASPCRPTTSTRDPGLAKARSLSTQPMSSPNKAPEGGIRCRSRSIQYCVPQDEAASQASGPVASSPPSWAELPPTDQASPCKCKCKEPSTGSSNTAFRALSPKAPPHRLPLPPALTRAAEGVQHIADHLKAEDTDFSVKEDWKYVAMVIDRIFLWVFVIVCLLGTAGLFLPPWLAGMI
- the CHRNA4 gene encoding neuronal acetylcholine receptor subunit alpha-4 isoform X2, whose amino-acid sequence is MMTTNVWVKQEWRDYKLCWDPRDYENVTSIRIPSELIWRPDIVLYNNADGDFAVTHLTKAHLFHDGRVQWRPPAIYKSSCSIDVTSFPFDQQNCTMKFGSWTYDKAKVDLVSMHSHVDRLGFWESGEWVIMDAVGTYNTRKYECCAEVYPDITYAFVIRRLPLFYTVNLLIPCLLLSCLTVLVFYLPSQCGEKVTLCISVLLSLTVFLLLITEIIPSTSLVIPLIGEYLLFTMIFVTLSIIVTVFVLNVHHRSPRTHRMPAWVRRVFLDVVPRLIFMERPPAVKGNCRRLIESVHRMASAPRFWPGPEEEPNFMSKVQSRGPSPTPSFCAPLDAPGKPQPACTSPSDQVPTLQPAETEKASPCRPTTSTRDPGLAKARSLSTQPMSSPNKAPEGGIRCRSRSIQYCVPQDEAASQASGPVASSPPSWAELPPTDQASPCKCKCKEPSTGSSNTAFRALSPKAPPHRLPLPPALTRAAEGVQHIADHLKAEDTDFSVKEDWKYVAMVIDRIFLWVFVIVCLLGTAGLFLPPWLAGMI